One region of Sylvia atricapilla isolate bSylAtr1 chromosome Z, bSylAtr1.pri, whole genome shotgun sequence genomic DNA includes:
- the KCNV2 gene encoding potassium voltage-gated channel subfamily V member 2 — protein MLQFNRQQELPFGKNKGREMEAPNRLPPPSKGKEKEAILVDKQSGSSATTPLNAQPRLQLEGNYNYYVDDEDEEDEEKEPEKWPHEDALKGESKASSFIPCSPPLSPGSPSTASAPSVLNINVGGQSYRLTYQAVAIYPKTRLGRLATSTDRRCQLGLCDDYAAQGDEYFFDRDPAVFQLVYNFYSSGVLRVRDELCPRSFLEELSYWGVRLKYTPRCCRICFEERRDELSEQLKVQRELRSQAEAEENEQLFHHMRYYGPQRWRLWNLMEKPFSSVTAKVMAVASSFFVLISVVALALNTVEEMQQVDWKSGDSRPVLEHVETLCIAFFTLEYLLRLVSTPDLRRFASSALNAVDLIAILPLYLQLLLECFTDDDQPRGRGSQHEHDIEKVGRVSKVGQVLRIMRLMRIFRILKLARHSTGLRAFGFTLRQCYQQVGCLLLFIAMGIFAFSAMVYTVEHDVSSTNFTSIPHAWWWAAVSISTVGYGDMCPETHLGRLFAFLCIAFGIILNGMPISILYNKFSDYYSKLKAYEYTALKKERGKVDFTRRAMRKISECCGEGASRPLSQQ, from the exons ATGTTGCAGTTTAACAGGCAGCAAGAGcttccttttggaaaaaataaaggcagagaGATGGAAGCACCCAACAGGCTCCCACCGCCCAgcaaggggaaggaaaaggaagccATTCTTGTAGACAAGCAGAGTGGTTCCTCTGCCACCACTCCTTTGAATGCCCAGCCCCGACTACAACTTGAGGGGAACTACAACTATTACGTGGACGATGAAGACGAGGAAGACGAagagaaagagccagaaaaATGGCCACACGAAGACGCGCTCAAGGGAGAAAGCAAGGCCTCATCATTTATCCCTTGctcccctcctctttcccctggATCCCCATCCACGGCGTCTGCCCCGTCCGTGCTGAACATCAACGTTGGTGGCCAGAGCTACCGCCTCACCTACCAGGCAGTGGCCATCTACCCCAAGACCCGCCTGGGTCGCCTGGCCACCTCCACGGACCGCCGCtgccagctggggctgtgcgACGACTACGCCGCCCAGGGGGACGAGTACTTCTTCGACAGGGACCCGGCCGTCTTCCAGCTGGTCTACAACTTCTACTCCTCGGGGGTGCTGAGGGTCAGGGACGAGCTGTGCCCCCGCAGcttcctggaggagctgagctACTGGGGCGTGCGCCTCAAGTACACGCCGCGCTGCTGCCGCATCTGCTTCGAGGAGCGGCGGGACGAGCTGAGCGAGCAGCTGAAGGTGCAGAGGGAGCTGCGCTCCCAGGCTGAGGCCGAGGAGAATGAGCAGCTCTTCCACCACATGCGTTACTACGGCCCCCAGCGCTGGCGCCTCTGGAACCTCATGGAGAAGCCCTTCTCCTCCGTCACCGCCAAGGTGATGGCAGTGGCCTCCAGCTTCTTCGTGCTCATCTCTGTGGTGGCCCTGGCGCTCAACACGGTGGAGGAGATGCAACAGGTGGACTGGAAGAGCGGGGACAGCCGGCCCGTTTTGGAGCACGTTGAGACCTTGTGCATCGCGTTCTTCACCCTGGAGTACCTGCTGCGCCTGGTGTCCACCCCGGACCTGCGCCGCTTCGCCAGCAGCGCCCTCAACGCCGTGGACCTCATCGCCATCCTGCCCCTctacctgcagctgctgctggagtgctTCACTGACGACGACCAGCCACGGGGCCGGGGGTCCCAGCACGAGCACGACATCGAGAAGGTGGGCAGGGTGAGCAAGGTGGGGCAGGTGCTCCGCATCATGCGCCTCATGCGCATCTTCCGCATCCTCAAGCTGGCCCGGCACTCCACGGGTCTGCGTGCCTTCGGCTTCACCCTGAGACAGTGCTACCAGCAGGTGGGCTGCCTTTTGCTCTTCATTGCCATGGGCATCTTTGCCTTCTCTGCCATGGTCTACACGGTGGAGCACGACGTCTCCAGCACCAATTTCACCAGCATTCCCCATGCCTGGTGGTGGGCTGCA GTCAGCATCTCCACAGTGGGTTATGGAGATATGTGTCCAGAAACTCACCTCGGGCGcctctttgctttcctctgcaTTGCTTTTGGGATAATCCTGAATGGCATGCCCATCTCCATCCTCTACAACAAGTTCTCAGACTACTACAGCAAGCTGAAGGCCTATGAATACACAGCTCtcaaaaaggaaagagggaaggtgGACTTCACACGGAGAGCCATGAGGAAAATATCAGAGTGCTGTGGAGAAGGTGCATCCCGCCCTTTGTCACAGCAATGA